CGCCCAGGTGCCGCGCGAGCGCGAGCATCACCTCTCCGTGGTGCTGGAGGCTGTCCAGGCCGAAGTGGGCGAGGTCGTCCGTGCGCGCGTGGTAGCGCATGAACCCGTCGAGGAAGCCGAAGTTGAGCCCTGTCTTCCCTCGCTGGAGGAAGACCGTGAAGTCCGTGTCGTTCTGCAACCGCCGGTACACCTCGTCGAAGAGCGAGCTGGCCTGGGCGGGCGCCCCCGAGCGCGCCAGGTGCTGGATGAGCCAGCGGTTGCCGGGGCCCGGCTGGAACATCAGCGAGGGCCCATGCGAGCCCCGGGCCTCGAAGTTGAGGACCACGGAGACCTGCTCCGCCAGCGGGTGATGGAACGCGAACGCCCGCGCCCCCACGAGCCCCGTCTCCTCCGCGTCCGTGAAGACGAAGAGGACGTCGTTGCGCAGCGGCGGGCCCGTGCGCAGCGCGCGCAGCGTCTCCAGCATCGCCGCCACGCCGGCCCCGTCATCCGAGGCCCCAGGCGAAGTGGGCACCGAGTCGTAGTGCGCGACGATGGCGATGACGCCGCGGCTGTCCTGGCCCTTCACGTGGGCGAGCACGTTGTGGACGGTGGCGCCCGGGATGGAGTGCTCCTCCATGTGCGGGTGGATGGCGGCCGTGGCCTGCACCTCCGGCGTGACGCCCAGGCCGCGCACGGTGTCCACCAGGTACTCGCGCACCTCGCGGTGGGCCTGTGAGCCCACGGGGTGCGGACGGGCCGCGATGCGCGCCAGGTGCTCGCGCGCACGCCCCGCGGAGAACACCTCCGGGGGCGCTGTCGCGGGCAGCGCCGTGGGCGCGGAGGCGAAGTGCAGCGCGAGGGCGGCGGTGAGCGCGATGAGCACCACGGCCGCGAGGCTGGCGAGGCGGGAGCTCATGCGCGGAGCCTCACGCCGCTACTTCCGGGGCCACCACGTCGAAGCGGATCCGCTCCAGCGCCCGCGTCACCGCGCGCTCCACGTGGGCGCGGTCCTCGCCGCTCGCGATGACGTGGCCCAGCCGGTCTCCGGAGCTCTCCGGCGGACGCACGCTGACGCCCGGCGCCTTGTCCACGGACACCTCGCGCACGCCGTCCTCCTGGCGCGCTTCCTCCACGCCGTGCACCGCCGTGAGCCGCCCCGCGCTGGACGCGGTGAGGAAGCGGATGGAGGCCGTGGCCTCCTGACGGGGCGTCAAATCCACGGGCCGCCCGAGCAGTTGCTCCAGCAGCACCGTCAGCAGGTCGATGCCGGTCGCGTGGCGCACCAGCTCCGGAATCATCCCGCCCGCGAGCCGCGGGTTGATTTCGATGACCACCGGGCCCTGGGCGCAGAGGCGGATCTCCGTGTGCGCGGGGCCCAGGTCGAAGCCCACCGCGTCCAGCGCGGCCACCACGGCGCGCTCCAGCGCCTGGCGCTCGCTGTCGGCGATGGGGGCCGGGAAGTCGTGGCCCATCTCCACGAAGTGGGGCGGCGCGGACAGGTGCTTGCGCGTCACGCCGATGACGCGCGTGTCACCCCGGGCGAGCGTCACCGTCTCCACGCTGAACTCGGGCCCGGTGAGGAAGCCCTCCACCAGCACCTCGCCGGCCAGCGCCTGGCCGCGCTCGTTCACCCGGCGCGACGCGAGCGACCGGTAGTGCGCGAGCAACGCCTCCGGCGTGTCCACGCGCCGCACGCCGGTGCTGCCGCTCTCCGCGGTGGGCTTCACCACGCAGGGATAGGTGGCCTCGCGGCTCACCTGGAGCGCCTGGGCCTCGGAGGTGACCCACCAGAAGTCCGGCGTGGGCAGGCCCGCGTCGCGCAGTACCCTCCGGGCCTCGTGCTTCTCATGGCAGATGCGGGCCGCGTCCGGGTTCAGGTAGCGGAAGCCGTACCGCGCGGCCAGCTGGGCCACCAGCGGCACGTAGAACGTGGAGAAGGTGAGGAGCGCGTCCACGCGCGTGCGCGCCGTCAGGGCCCGCACGCAGGCGTCCGTCGCCTCCTTGTCGTTCGTGTCCGCCTCCAGCACCTGGAGGCCCGGGCTGCCCGCGAGCTTCGCGAGGAAGGGGTACTTGCCGGGCTGACGGGTGATGAAGGTGACCTGCTGGCCCTGCGCCACCAGCCGCTCCACGGCGAGCTTGCCGGTGCCCGTGGTGTTGCTCTCGATGAAGGCGAAGTGCGCGCGCATCACAGCCCCAGCTCCCGGGTGAGGTCGCCGCTGAGAGTGATGTCCGGCGCGTGGTACGGGACGCCGCCGTCGTGGGGCAGCGGCGCGTGGCTCCAGCGCTCGGCCACGTCCACGCCGTAGCGGATGGCCCGCGGTGACGCCGAGGCGGCGTGCTCCGGGCCGGCGATGCCGTGCTTCGCCAGGTAGTCGTCCGAGTAGATGGTCTCCCCGTAGCGGTCGCCCTTGTCCGGGAAGATGCCCACGACGTGCGCGTCCGGGCCGAACTGCTCCGCCAGCCACGAGCCCACGATGTAGACCGCGCCGGACGAGCCGCCCGCGAAGATGCCCTCGCGCCGGGCCAGCTCGCGGCAGCCCTGGAACACCTCGCCGTCGGACAGCCAGTGGGCCTCGTCGATGACGCGGTAGTTGATGTTGCCCGCGATGATGCTGTTGCCGTGGCCGCTCTGGAGCCGGGGGCGGTTGGGCTGGTGGAACTGCACGGAGCCCACCGCGTCCACGGCCACCACGCGCACGTGCGGCAGGCGCTGCTTGAGCGCGGCGGCCGTTCCGCTCAAGGAGCCGCCGCTGCCCACGCTGGCCACCAGCGCGGCGATGTTGCCGCCCAGCGCCTCGGTCAGCTCCTGGGCCATGGCGCTGCTGTACGCGCCGGGGTTGCTGGGGCTGTCGTACTGGCGCGGCCAGAAGGCGCCGGGCACTTCGCGCAGCACGTCCCGC
The sequence above is drawn from the Corallococcus sp. NCRR genome and encodes:
- a CDS encoding ATP-grasp domain-containing protein translates to MRAHFAFIESNTTGTGKLAVERLVAQGQQVTFITRQPGKYPFLAKLAGSPGLQVLEADTNDKEATDACVRALTARTRVDALLTFSTFYVPLVAQLAARYGFRYLNPDAARICHEKHEARRVLRDAGLPTPDFWWVTSEAQALQVSREATYPCVVKPTAESGSTGVRRVDTPEALLAHYRSLASRRVNERGQALAGEVLVEGFLTGPEFSVETVTLARGDTRVIGVTRKHLSAPPHFVEMGHDFPAPIADSERQALERAVVAALDAVGFDLGPAHTEIRLCAQGPVVIEINPRLAGGMIPELVRHATGIDLLTVLLEQLLGRPVDLTPRQEATASIRFLTASSAGRLTAVHGVEEARQEDGVREVSVDKAPGVSVRPPESSGDRLGHVIASGEDRAHVERAVTRALERIRFDVVAPEVAA
- a CDS encoding cysteine synthase family protein, with translation MKNTPLVSLRGRAVNRPRATLWGKLELSMPGQMKDRVALKMVTDAEARGDLRPGGTIVESSSGTMAEGLARVGTLKGYRVIIITDPRIDVSTAAKLRALGAEVLVVDAYHPTGGWQQSRLERLRDVLREVPGAFWPRQYDSPSNPGAYSSAMAQELTEALGGNIAALVASVGSGGSLSGTAAALKQRLPHVRVVAVDAVGSVQFHQPNRPRLQSGHGNSIIAGNINYRVIDEAHWLSDGEVFQGCRELARREGIFAGGSSGAVYIVGSWLAEQFGPDAHVVGIFPDKGDRYGETIYSDDYLAKHGIAGPEHAASASPRAIRYGVDVAERWSHAPLPHDGGVPYHAPDITLSGDLTRELGL